A DNA window from Phragmites australis chromosome 11, lpPhrAust1.1, whole genome shotgun sequence contains the following coding sequences:
- the LOC133885402 gene encoding uncharacterized protein LOC133885402 has protein sequence MAMSHPSQSGNLLALALAIFLLIPCCLSDKAVLELFERACHCFDDPNIYHMCAEEFRLNAEGAFHVQKEEVDGYCGGPCLEETKLALQCVEEVAAESFRFSNGASVLAVKQALDTGCSYGPDRGTFEIRERKDCIGGVDEYYYHHPRDHEQEKPAATGRYYGEGSEQPYGQQGGSWGKGEGEEYCYGDAGGRLGGLSGFLQMLLLLVASAPLLLAL, from the exons ATGGCAATGTCTCACCCCTCTCAAAGTGGCAACTTGTTAGCCTTAGCCCTTGCCATTTTCCTATTGATCCCATGCTGCTTATCTG ACAAAGCAGTCCTGGAGTTGTTCGAGAGAGCGTGTCATTGCTTCGATGACCCCAAT ATCTACCACATGTGCGCGGAAGAGTTCAGGCTGAACGCGGAGGGCGCGTTCCACGTCCAGAAGGAAGAGGTCGACGGGTATTGCGGCGGGCCGTGCTTGGAGGAGACGAAGCTGGCGCTGCAGTGCgtggaggaggtggccgccgaGAGCTTCAGGTTCTCCAACGGCGCGTCGGTGCTGGCGGTGAAGCAGGCGCTTGACACGGGATGCAGCTACGGCCCCGACAGAG GAACCTTCGAGATCCGCGAGCGCAAGGACTGCATCGGCGGCGTCGACGAGTACTACTACCACCACCCTCGCGACCACGAGCAGGAGAAGCCGGCCGCCACTGGCCGATACTACGGCGAGGGGAGCGAGCAGCCGTACGGCCAGCAGGGTGGCAGTTGGGGCAAGGGCGAGGGCGAGGAGTACTGCTACGGGGACGCAGGTGGCAGGCTAGGAGGGCTCTCCGGCTTCCTgcagatgctgctgctgctcgtcgCATCTGCACCGCTGCTTCTCGCACTCTGA